Part of the Bacteroidota bacterium genome, CGGCAGCGGCTGCCGGGGCTATGCGGGAAGCCTGACGGGAAGGGGCTATGTTATTCTGGGAAACGGCCTCACCGGCGAAGGTGTTCTCAGGGCTGCGGCCAGGGTCTTTGAAACCGCGCCGGGAGAGCTTGCAGCAAGAATGATTCTGGCGCTGAAGGCCGGAGAGGCGGCGGGAGGAATGGCGGGAGGCAGCCGCTCTGCTGCGCTTCTTGTGGTAAGAACCAGGGGCGGCTATCGCGGCCTGACCGACAGAATGATCGACCTTCGTGTCGACGACGACCCTCTTCCGATCGGGCAGTTGGAGAGAATGTACTCGCGGAGCGCAACCGCTCCGCCTTCGCTTCCCTCCGGCCCCGTGCTCATCGAGGATCGGTTGCGCGCCATCGAGCAATTCAACAAGGACAAGAACTATTCGGCCGCCAGGGAGGAGATGTTGCGCGTGGCCGAGGAGTACAACAGACAGCTCCGGGCCCATCCCGACGACCCCGATCTCCTGAACAGGGCGGCCTGGAATCTTTCGACGTACGATATCGACAAGGAGTGCGCTCTCCAGCTGGCCAAGCGCGCGGCAACGCTCGCGCCCGGCCGCAGGGAAATGCTTGCCACCATGGCGGAATGCCATTACCGCCTGGGACACTACGATGAGGCCATCG contains:
- a CDS encoding DUF1028 domain-containing protein gives rise to the protein MNRTRIALLLTLCCGCLFAQPASSGRPGDAPIEGCSIAAWDSATGDIGIALESSFTGAGGIAPYARANVGAIVTQSVANPEFGTMALGMLSRALGARQAVEGLIQEDSTPDVRQLAIVDAHGGSFAFTGSGCRGYAGSLTGRGYVILGNGLTGEGVLRAAARVFETAPGELAARMILALKAGEAAGGMAGGSRSAALLVVRTRGGYRGLTDRMIDLRVDDDPLPIGQLERMYSRSATAPPSLPSGPVLIEDRLRAIEQFNKDKNYSAAREEMLRVAEEYNRQLRAHPDDPDLLNRAAWNLSTYDIDKECALQLAKRAATLAPGRREMLATMAECHYRLGHYDEAIAIETELLAKEPANDEYWKQLQKFKDARQKAGR